The genomic segment TTTGGGTGCTATTTTGCTATTTTTCCATTTGGCTCATTACATTTGTGCTCGTCAAAAGACAAGGGACCATTGCCACAGAGGTGACTGGATGGGGCCAGCCTCAGACCATCGGATGCGGTGCGACATACTGGGGCTCAGGCAATTCATGCGGTGTTGACGGGAACGACTGTCGACCCTTTGGGGGTAGTGGATTTGCTTTCCGCTGCTCTGCCAATTGTGCCAGTTATCAAGTACTAAATCCGAGGGCAGTTGGAGACCAAGAGGTGGTTTACAGGCCTCTGATTGTCGGTGGACCGTCAAACGATGTTGCACCTGAGAACGCTACATATCGAGGAGATTCGTATATTTGCGGCTCCGCCATTCACGCCGGCGTCATATCAAACGGCAACGGGGGCTGCGGTGTTGTGAAGCTCGTTGGTAGGAGTCAAAATTATCTGAGCACGCAGCGAAATGGCATTACTAGTGTGGGCTTCAACTCATACTTTCCGCTGTCGTTCTCGTTTCTGCCAGACATCCAATGCGAGTCCCGGGATACTAGATGGTCGCTTCTGGCCATCTCGGTCGTCTTCACCGCGGTTTTATCCATCTTCACCTCGTCGCCAGCCATGTTTTTCTTTCCCACTTTCATCGGTGTCTTCTGGACTGTCGGCATGGCGACCGATCCACCGAGCAACAAGTCCGTCACAGcactcttctccaacatcttggGCAAATTCTTGCCAGCCATGTTCGTAGCTTGGGTTATGTACGACAAGATGGGCGTCCGCCGCACGCTCAAGGGTCTGACAGCCCAAATCGAAAAGACTGTTTTATGGTTGGGTGCATGCTGGGTTGGGGCGTTGGATAACTACACTCTCAGCTTCATCCCTATTCAGCGCCTCAACGCTCACGACCTGAACCAACAGCCCGGCGCCAAAGCAGCTCTATCCATCATTATTATTGtcctcgttgtcgtcgtcgcaacCCAGGTTTGGTTCTTCCGCCAAGAAGCCCGCTTCATCAAATATATCAAGCTCTACGCCATCTTCCTcgctggcatcatcatctcgCTCGTTCTACCTGGCCTAAATCTGCGCATACACCACTATATCCTGGCGCTTCTTTTACTTCCAGGAACCAGTTTGCAAATGCGGCCATCCCTCCTCTATCAAGGTCTCCTCATTGGTCTATTCATCAATGGAATTGCCCGCTGGGGATTCGACCCTGTTCTCCAAACATCCGCCGCCCTTCAAGGTGATGCCCAAAAGGGAACTCCTCTGCCTGTCATCCATACACCAGTCATAGATCTCTCGAACACGACCGCGTTGCAGTCAAACATTACGTTTACCTGGGATAAATCCCAGTATAAGCAATTTGACGGACTTAGCATTCTAGTCAATGATGTTGAGCGGTTTAGAACATATTTCACCGATGTGGAcgtcaaggagaagtttATTTGGCAAAGGAACAAGACGTTGGATTTGCCAGAGTACTTTAGATTTGCATTTATGGACGGTAGCGACAGTGGAGATTATACCAAGGCGGGCATCTGGACAAGTGATGGAGAGTGGGCGGAGATGAAGCCGGGACCTTCAAAGGTCAAGGTGAGGAGTATTGGAGAGGAAGTTTTGAGAAGATGATGTAGGTTGAATATACTTGGATTTAACGTGTCATTTGGTGAAGCCGAGACACCTGTCTATTCATCGATCCCTTGTTATGATTCAGTGAAAACCCAATTCATTTAAATaaaatacctaggtatgtatcAATATTGTAAATCGTACTTTCTTGTTGTAAATCCCCATCTTTCGCCATCCTAGCGACGAGTTGAAAGTCTTGTCTCCacttctcaccaccacacatcacctccatcaacaacaactcaccatcacatcaacatcaccacaaaCCACAGCAATGCCCCCCCGAATACCAACCCAAGCAGACTTCACCCCCCTCCAATCCACCCTCCCCCTAACCACGCACTTCCCCTCCCCGCCAGAATCAACAAccgccatcctcatcctcctccacggcctAGGCGACTCCGAGATCCCCTTCGCCTCCTTCGCCcgcaacctcaacctccCCGGCGTACTGGCCATTTCCGTCCGCGGCACATCCCCCCTCCCTCCATCCCTAATCGACGATTCGGCAACAGGCCCACACTCCCACTGGGGCGATGACCTAACGCTCGACTCTAACACGGGGGAGTTGGATCCCGATCCTGGCTTCAGGAGAGCTTCTGAGCGGCTGATGAATGAGTTGATACGGGGTGTCATCATCGACAAATGCGGCTGGGAGATGAGTGATGTATTGGTATTTGGATTCGGGCAGGGCGGCTCACTGGCGCTAGGGATGGGAATGCAGCACACGCTAAAGGGGGTTGTTACGATTGGGGGTGGTGTGCCGCGGAGTATGGCAGGTGGGAAGAGTGATACGTTTGTGCTGGCTTGCCAGGTCGATGGGATGGAGGAGGATCTGAGGCGTTGGTTTACGAATGTCCAGATTGTGAAGTGGGCGGGGGGAGTGAGGATGCCAAGAGATAGGGAGGAAGTGTTTCCGTTGATGAAGTTTTTCGCGGATAGGCTTAGGAGTTTTTAGGGGGTATGAATTAGAAGTTTTATTAGGCTATGTAATGTCTCCTGTTTGGAGCATGTCTGCTAGGATATCCCATTTTGTGGACTGTGCGTCGCTGGTGGCGCGTGCGAGGCCGCGTAGTCCGGAATATATGAAGCGTATTTGGCTGTCGATGTCTGCTTTGAGAGAAATCAACATATCTTGGTAAGACGTATCGGTGGATTCATCTGGTTGTATGGCCCCGGTGCGTATTCGTTCTAGTTTGAGGGAGAGATCGAGTGTGTCGAGGATGGTGTCGAGGATGGGCGTCAATCTGCTCCCCAGACATGCTTGGTCAATCATTGCTTTTGTGGCTCGTTGATGCACGGAGATGAGctcgtccatgtcgtgggaggaggcgaggTCCCGACGCAGCTGGATGTCGATGGGGGTGAGCACCAGGGTCGTCAGGTATGTCTGGAGGGTGGTGCAGAACCAGAGGAGTTTGCTGCGGGAAGCGTAGAAGACGGCGCTGGCGTTCCAGTTGTCGTGGTCGGTCCAGTAGTTGTCTAGGATTTTGGGCTTGTGAAGCGTGTATGTGGCGCGTTTGAGTTGGAGCAGGAGCGTGAAGATGGACTGGTAGTGCTGCATGCTGGTGTCTGTGAAGATCATCTGCAGGGCCCAGGGGAGGCGATAcgtgatggtgatgccgcTGAGGATGCTGCGGACTGAGTTGCGGCACTGGACGGCAGGGAGGTTGTGCATGTTGGGCGCGACGGTCATGGTGAGGCGGCTGGGGTCcatggtggtgaagctgtcTTGGGCGGCGGCTGTTAAGGCGTACCGGTCTGACCAGTTGGTTTGCAGGGCATCTAGCTTGGTGAATATGCTGTCGGAGAGGGTGGATGATGCACCATCGGACATGAGGTAGATGCTGTGGAGGGTGTCGAGGGTCGAACTCAGTGCCCAGTCGTTGAAGAGGGCGTTTTTGAGCGTCGTCGACGTTGTGCGATACTTGCTCTGGATCCAGCGGTCGAACGCGAGGTCGAAGAGCTCTGCGAAGGGTACGAGTTCTTGTCCGGCTGGACAAATCGTGGCGTAGTCGAGTGGTGGTTCGGGTCGGGCCTTTTGTGAAACGGCTGCGTCGTGCTTCCCAAGCAATttgaggacgatgatgttcTTCCCTGCGTTGTAGATATTGCCTATGGCTGTTCGAAGAAACGCCGGTGCGTGCAAGGTTCCATCTGGCGTTCGGCGGAGATGATATCCCTCTTGCCATGTTTTGCCTAATGGAGTAGCGGTTGGTACCTCTGCTACGAAGAATAAATCACTGGCTGACAGCAACTTCCCCTCGTCCATCCATAGACGAATCGGGCGTAGATACACCCTGAAGCATTCGGCAAAGATTCGTGCTAGAAACTCGTACAGTTCTGATTTCCCACTCAGTTGAGCAGCGCAAGTTTCGTCAAACACTAATTCTAGATATCGGAAGGGTGTGGGATCTGGCTCAGATCCAATCGTGGACACGATGTCTGCCAGGGCGTACAATGGTTCCAGCCAGGGTATCAATTCGGCTTTGATTCTCACCAGGCTGAGCACATACTCTGATGAAGGCGCAGCCAGGCGGGTTTGTAGTTCGGAAATGTTCACATCCAGCTGACGCAGTCGATCAGAGATGCAGTCCTGAAATGCTTGCAAATGAGGAACATCCTGCCGTTGCCCGACGAATAAACGAAGCGTCCGCAGGTGGTTACCGAAATCTGTAAAGCTTTGCATAATGGCTCTGTATGTTTCCCATGCCATGTTCTCGAGTTGAAAGGACAGGTCTGCCACACAATTTCGGGAAAAGAGAGTGCAGTCCAGTCCCTGAAGCATGAAGAGAACGTCTCGCACGACCTGGATTTCAGAAACGGCTACTTTTCGTGCATGTCTCGATGGGTCGTCGGGTTGCGCTTGTGTTCTCCATTTCTGCGCAGTCTGAACTTGTTCAAAGGTGGTTGAGTCTTGAGGGTGGGTTACATATGTCTCTGCGGTTCGTGCTGCGTGATCTCCGTCCCCGTACAACGATGTGGCCTCAGATTCGGTCGTAGATTGCTGTTCGAAGACTTCATCTCCAGACTCGTCGCTGTAATTCACGTCCATCCATAAAAGGTCGTCCTGGTCCCAGCCATCCTCCTTGGCAATATCCTCCCACCGTAATGCGGTTGTGGGTTCGACATCATCGTACCCCAACAACTCCAGGTCATCAAGTTTGGATTTAAAAGTAGGCTGATCAGATAATTCCAAGAGTAGATGCAGAATCTCAGGATGCCATTTCGATGGAGTGCCTTTTAGCGTCACCAGTCGTTGGCGCAAGGCATCTGCCAAGTCATCTCGGTTATTGACACGGAACCGCTCATCAAGTCCCTCGAGTGTCTTTTCTACTTCAAAATGATTTGTCTGGAGAAAAGTATGCGATTTCAATCTTTTCAATGAAGCATCACTTATTTTGTTAATTTTTGACTCGTCTCCCTGATTTGTCTTGTCAGTATAGTTATCCCTCCCAACACGGTATTCATCTTACTTGGATGGATGAAGGGACTAGCGTTTGAACAAGCTCACGAGTTAGAGCACCGAGGCGTGACGCAAAAGACATGACTATATGTtttttccatcttcaactgaAGACGTAGCATAACAAGAAATGCAGTCTCTCAATGCCGATGAGAAGTGAAGTCGGAACACGGACTCTGTCTGCAAGtatgagtctggtggcatctGATCAAATGATTTGGTGGGGCGCGTCTCGCTCAGGCGcggtctggtcaatctgaTGCTGGCCAGTGGGGTTGCGAccgacatggagtctggtctggcaccaagttcaatgtttggcgTGACATCAGCCCCTTTACCGTGTTGAGGCTTGGTATTCCGTACCTAGGCACCTTGCTTGATCTTAACCTTGACCCTTGAACTTGGTGGAGCAATCAATGGGTGGCCAACTTTTGACATCTTCACAATCCGTCCTCCCACGATTCTCTCTCGCCTTTCGCAATTGCCAGCCGTCGACTCATCCGCTTCTTGGCCAGACGAGACACATGCCATTACAGCATTAGGCGACAAGCCCTGGCGATCATTCAACCTCGTACACATTCTGTTTGAACCATATCACATTTGCTAGCGCGATTGCAAACCTTCCATCAGGCAGAGTCTCGCGTTTGAGCTCCACAGCTCAGTCGACATAGCCATGGCCATCGCACGACCCGTTCGGGTCTTGCTGTTTGCTGCAGCCATTCTCTGGTGTTTCTTCCTCTACCAAGTCTTTCGGCCCTCATCCGGCCTGCGTGGACCGGGGGAGCGCTATGTCAACTTCGAGCGAGATCCCAATTTAGATCGTTCGTCATCCACCTCTTACTACCGCTAATTAAAGAGATTCTCCCTAAACTAATCAATTTTGCGATTATAGCTACGGGAGAGCCAGAAGGAGTTCTTGTGCGCACTTCCGACAAATACGCTCCCGATGCCAAAGACACCGACCGCATCAATGCGACCCTTTTAGCCCTCGTGCGAAATTCCGAAGTTGACGAGATGGTTGCTTCCatggaagacttggagcGAACGTGGAATAGCAAGTTCAACTACCCATGGACTTTCTTCAATGATGAGCCCTTTTCAGAagaattcaagaagaagacccaGGCTGCAACCAAAGCCAAATGCCACTACGGTATGTCTTTGACGCCATTCCGCTGTTGGTTTGACAAAATCGAATCATATTTCTAACTCAGTACAGAAATCATCCCCAAGGAACATTGGACTGTCCCGACCTGGATCGACCAACAGCTATATGACGAATCCACCGCCATCTTAGAGAAAAGCGGCGTTCAGTACGCCAAAATGGTCTCCTACCATCAAATGTGCCGATGGAACAGTGGTCTCTTTTACAAGCATCCTGCGTTAAAAAATACTCGATGGTATTGGCGTGTTGAGCCCAAAGTTCACTTCTTCTGCGATGTCGACTACGATGTCTTCCGGTATATGCAGGATAACAACAAGACGTACGGCTTCACCATCACACTATACGATGAGCCCAAAACACTGCCAACTCTTTGGCCCGAGACCGTCAGATTCCTAAACGACCACCCTGAGCATCTACATACCAACAACGCTTTCGACTGGCTTACCGACAAGGAGAGGCGGCCGGCGCATAACAAAGGGGCCCAGGGGTATTCCACATGTCACTTCTGGAGCAACTTCGAGGTCGGAGATATGGACTTTTTCAGAAGTCAGCCCTACGAGGACTACTTTAATCATTTGGACCGAGCTGGTGGTTTCTTCTACGAGCGATGGGGTGATGCTCCCGTTCATAGCATTGGCCTTGGTTTGTTTGaagacaagaccaaaatCCATTGGTGAGTCTCACTTGAGAATTTGTGCAGGAAATCACTTCGCTAACGGTACAATAGGTTCCGAGATATTGGATACCAGCACATCCCATTCTTCAACTGCCCCAATTCACCAAAGTGCAGTGGCTGCGTGACTGGACGCCTTACCGATGGCGAAGCTTTCTTGCACCACGAAGATTGCAGACCGAACTGGTTCAAGTACGTCGGTTTAGGCTAAACTTAGTTTGCTTATACTGCATTCAAAGGACGATGGCTCGAGTTGCCTCTGACCTGGATGGCTGGCGAATCGGTACCCAGAGCAGCAATGCGTGAACAGACCACTGGTGAAGTTGGAAAAAGATTATGGACGGTAAAGGTTTGGGGATAATAATGGAAGCATTTGATTTGGGAATCTAGGTGTTAATGGCGCTTGCTACGTTGAGATTTATAAGGGTCTCGGCTTCTTCTCTACGGCGTTGCAGCAAGATAAACAGAAATACTTGCGATTCAAGGACAAGCCAGGTGTCCTTCGAATTGTGTATCGATATAAATGACTTGACGAAAGAAGACTTGAAACCTAGTTGAAAGCATAcgtttttgctttcttcaTTAATGTATAGCATAAAATGATTCTATATATTGAAAACTGATACCACGCCGGAGGATCCTCCTACGCAGAATTGATCTCCCCAGCCGTCTTCTCTCCATGCCAGACAGCTAATCACGTTGCTGCGTATTCTTTCTTTGCCGTCTCTACCAAtagctttcttcttttgctcgtACCCTTGCGGGCCCCAAGGCACTTTCACTTTGGCGACAACCTTCCCAGTCAGTAGGTCCCACGCCCAAATTCTACCCTCACCCGTATTCCCCGGTTCACTGGCCATTTCATCGCCCGCTATCACATACTTCTCCCGGTGGCCTAAAAGAGACTGCACCCGTATTTCCTCATTCTTCCATATAGGATCAGAATATGCCCTGAGACAAGTCCCCTTCTCGCGATCCATAAGTCGCATCTTGCTGTCCAGCGTGCCCACCAACATTGATCGACCATCCTTCGTAAGAGATAGGCTGGTAACGCTTGCTCCCATGACATCGGTGGTGCATTTCCCCATCCTAACATCATAGCTCCTCACCCGCCCATCCACACTCCCCGTCACGACTTCCGGCCCACGAACCACCAAAGACGTAATCGCATCCCGAGCCTCGCTCAGCACCTGTATAGGCTTGACACTGCCGCTCTTCATATCCCATATACGCGCAGTCGTGTCAAAACCCCCACTTACCACCAGAGAGTCTCCATCTCCCGCGAAACTGACGCAATTAATCCGCGCCGAATGGCCGTGAACATTGCCGCCAAACCGTCTCGTCGTCACCGCCGTAGCCACGTCCCAGAGGAACACGGAGCGATCGCCACCGCCCGACACGAATTTCTCATTGTCCGCTGCGACATCTAGACTGAGCACTTCGTACCCGTGCGCTGAGTAGGTTTGAATCAGGCGGCCTTGCGGGATGGCTGGCTTGGTTCCAGATGGGGGTTCTGGTACGGGGATGTTAGAGAATGGGTTGTAGAGGCGAATTGAGCGGTCTCCGGATCCTGTGAGAATGTATGATCCGGGAGACGCTGAGTACTTGACGGCGTGGACAGGACCTGAGTGTCATGAGCGTCAGTGAAAATTCCAGCTTGTGGCACGGGGTTTtatgtttttgttttttggCTGAGGTAGGAAAATCATACCATTGGAACCAAGCAGGTAAGCCGCTGGTTTATCTGGGAAACTCATTTCGGAAACAGTTGCCCATCATGATCATACGTTGCGGAATGCGGATACTTTTGCGTGACTGTACTGGCGACTCTCAGTCATGAGTGCGAACGTTCCTTCCTTGATGACGAAGGGTTGTCTGCTGGGTGGTCTGTGACAATGGATACCTACGATTTGATTGGCCACCTTAGCGGGCCTCTGTCAATCTGACATAGGAAGGAGCAAGTGAATTGCGAATAATCCCTTTGTCAACGCTATTCTCTGTTCAGTGTTCACACGCTCTGTTTTCTCACGCACGCAGTCAGTCATTTCGCAGATACCAAATTTCCATTTGCGCCAGTATGTACGGGTATCGAATTTATGTGCATTCTTCATACATGTCCCTTCGTCTCCTTTACAATACTCGCCATGTCGCACGGACTATGGACCTGTCCATCACCCTCAAACACCATAATCCGCGAGGATCCCGCCTCAGCCACCGTTCTTTTACTTCTCAACATGAATCTTTTGAATACATAAGACGAATGATAATCATGGCCCAATACCGTTAAATTTGACTCGTCACCCTGACAGTCATCCAAACCCAATACAAAAAACGCCATACATATGCAAACATGACAAGTAGAAAGCGGTacaaggaaaaaaaaaaaggaagaggaagcggGGGAGGAAACGGTTCGACAAAATGCGGTTCTAATTCGGTGAGCAATAAACCACATCCATGTCGATGGAGTATGTCTGCTCTAGCGGCTTGAAGATTTGCCAGTGAGGTTGCTCCGCGCCATCGCTGGAGAAATTACTGACTCTGAAGTCATCAGCTGAGCCTGCCCTGGGGCCTTGGTCGCGAATTCGGTACAGCTTTTGGAGTCGTTGATCCAAAGCCACCTGTGA from the Pochonia chlamydosporia 170 chromosome 6, whole genome shotgun sequence genome contains:
- a CDS encoding phospholipase/carboxylesterase superfamily protein (similar to Metarhizium robertsii ARSEF 23 XP_007823514.1), whose product is MPPRIPTQADFTPLQSTLPLTTHFPSPPESTTAILILLHGLGDSEIPFASFARNLNLPGVLAISVRGTSPLPPSLIDDSATGPHSHWGDDLTLDSNTGELDPDPGFRRASERLMNELIRGVIIDKCGWEMSDVLVFGFGQGGSLALGMGMQHTLKGVVTIGGGVPRSMAGGKSDTFVLACQVDGMEEDLRRWFTNVQIVKWAGGVRMPRDREEVFPLMKFFADRLRSF
- a CDS encoding alpha-1,2 mannosyltransferase KTR1 (similar to Aspergillus terreus NIH2624 XP_001217863.1), whose translation is MAIARPVRVLLFAAAILWCFFLYQVFRPSSGLRGPGERYVNFERDPNLDPTGEPEGVLVRTSDKYAPDAKDTDRINATLLALVRNSEVDEMVASMEDLERTWNSKFNYPWTFFNDEPFSEEFKKKTQAATKAKCHYEIIPKEHWTVPTWIDQQLYDESTAILEKSGVQYAKMVSYHQMCRWNSGLFYKHPALKNTRWYWRVEPKVHFFCDVDYDVFRYMQDNNKTYGFTITLYDEPKTLPTLWPETVRFLNDHPEHLHTNNAFDWLTDKERRPAHNKGAQGYSTCHFWSNFEVGDMDFFRSQPYEDYFNHLDRAGGFFYERWGDAPVHSIGLGLFEDKTKIHWFRDIGYQHIPFFNCPNSPKCSGCVTGRLTDGEAFLHHEDCRPNWFKYVGLG
- a CDS encoding LCCL domain-containing protein (similar to Pyrenophora tritici-repentis Pt-1C-BFP XP_001941235.1) — its product is MVGHHEDEDQPLMTDSERREANIDLDGDNVNSDGPQRATQRGRERGDDTNTNNTTADAGHPDAPLDTSDGTLQVEDESDPPTPRFVQDENAWKRWKWVPYPVRRMIRAVGKWSKGPVNPQPYRIKPFFPMIQEYPLFLVEKILPTVKRRFWVLFCYFSIWLITFVLVKRQGTIATEVTGWGQPQTIGCGATYWGSGNSCGVDGNDCRPFGGSGFAFRCSANCASYQVLNPRAVGDQEVVYRPLIVGGPSNDVAPENATYRGDSYICGSAIHAGVISNGNGGCGVVKLVGRSQNYLSTQRNGITSVGFNSYFPLSFSFLPDIQCESRDTRWSLLAISVVFTAVLSIFTSSPAMFFFPTFIGVFWTVGMATDPPSNKSVTALFSNILGKFLPAMFVAWVMYDKMGVRRTLKGLTAQIEKTVLWLGACWVGALDNYTLSFIPIQRLNAHDLNQQPGAKAALSIIIIVLVVVVATQVWFFRQEARFIKYIKLYAIFLAGIIISLVLPGLNLRIHHYILALLLLPGTSLQMRPSLLYQGLLIGLFINGIARWGFDPVLQTSAALQGDAQKGTPLPVIHTPVIDLSNTTALQSNITFTWDKSQYKQFDGLSILVNDVERFRTYFTDVDVKEKFIWQRNKTLDLPEYFRFAFMDGSDSGDYTKAGIWTSDGEWAEMKPGPSKVKVRSIGEEVLRR
- a CDS encoding gamma-tubulin complex component GCP5 (similar to Cordyceps militaris CM01 XP_006670823.1), producing MSFASRLGALTRELVQTLVPSSIQGDESKINKISDASLKRLKSHTFLQTNHFEVEKTLEGLDERFRVNNRDDLADALRQRLVTLKGTPSKWHPEILHLLLELSDQPTFKSKLDDLELLGYDDVEPTTALRWEDIAKEDGWDQDDLLWMDVNYSDESGDEVFEQQSTTESEATSLYGDGDHAARTAETYVTHPQDSTTFEQVQTAQKWRTQAQPDDPSRHARKVAVSEIQVVRDVLFMLQGLDCTLFSRNCVADLSFQLENMAWETYRAIMQSFTDFGNHLRTLRLFVGQRQDVPHLQAFQDCISDRLRQLDVNISELQTRLAAPSSEYVLSLVRIKAELIPWLEPLYALADIVSTIGSEPDPTPFRYLELVFDETCAAQLSGKSELYEFLARIFAECFRVYLRPIRLWMDEGKLLSASDLFFVAEVPTATPLGKTWQEGYHLRRTPDGTLHAPAFLRTAIGNIYNAGKNIIVLKLLGKHDAAVSQKARPEPPLDYATICPAGQELVPFAELFDLAFDRWIQSKYRTTSTTLKNALFNDWALSSTLDTLHSIYLMSDGASSTLSDSIFTKLDALQTNWSDRYALTAAAQDSFTTMDPSRLTMTVAPNMHNLPAVQCRNSVRSILSGITITYRLPWALQMIFTDTSMQHYQSIFTLLLQLKRATYTLHKPKILDNYWTDHDNWNASAVFYASRSKLLWFCTTLQTYLTTLVLTPIDIQLRRDLASSHDMDELISVHQRATKAMIDQACLGSRLTPILDTILDTLDLSLKLERIRTGAIQPDESTDTSYQDMLISLKADIDSQIRFIYSGLRGLARATSDAQSTKWDILADMLQTGDIT
- a CDS encoding WD domain-containing protein (similar to Colletotrichum fioriniae PJ7 XP_007602637.1), translating into MSFPDKPAAYLLGSNGPVHAVKYSASPGSYILTGSGDRSIRLYNPFSNIPVPEPPSGTKPAIPQGRLIQTYSAHGYEVLSLDVAADNEKFVSGGGDRSVFLWDVATAVTTRRFGGNVHGHSARINCVSFAGDGDSLVVSGGFDTTARIWDMKSGSVKPIQVLSEARDAITSLVVRGPEVVTGSVDGRVRSYDVRMGKCTTDVMGASVTSLSLTKDGRSMLVGTLDSKMRLMDREKGTCLRAYSDPIWKNEEIRVQSLLGHREKYVIAGDEMASEPGNTGEGRIWAWDLLTGKVVAKVKVPWGPQGYEQKKKAIGRDGKERIRSNVISCLAWREDGWGDQFCVGGSSGVVSVFNI